A region from the Zonotrichia leucophrys gambelii isolate GWCS_2022_RI chromosome Z, RI_Zleu_2.0, whole genome shotgun sequence genome encodes:
- the LOC135460104 gene encoding uncharacterized protein LOC135460104 yields MAPPHLSPPYAPCRPRARGAAPSAPGPGVSRPRRACAARPPPASPGPSKARQRSPASGREASRAPASCPRAPVREPRQAGAEGPRRCCWRSSVCLLRPEKKNVRAEVYLKISTCSQAIRRKCFRGDVTSFWSPVLHVFPVASRHRASHGSWPTATMLLSARRPTYSKD; encoded by the exons ATGGCCCCCCCCCACCTCTCCCCTCCGTACGCCCCCTGCCGGCCGCGGGCCCGGGGGGCCGCGCCCAGCGCCCCCGGGCCCGGAGTGTCCCGGCCTCGCCGGGCCTGCGCCGCTCGGCCGCCGCCAGCGTCTCCCGGTCCCTCGAAGGCGCGTCAGCGCTCCCCCGCGTCCGGCCGGGAAGCCTCCCGAGCCCCCGCGTCTTGTCCCCGCGCTCCGGTGCGGGAGCCGCGCCAGGCGGGTGCTGAGGGGCCGCGCCGGTGCTGCTGGCGCTCGTCCGTCTGCCTGCTGCGgccagagaaaaagaatgtcaGG GCAGAAGTTTATCTCAAAATTTCTACCTGTTCACAAGCAATTAGAAGGAAGTGTTTCAGAGGAGATGTGACAAGTTTCTGGTCCCCAGTTCTTCATGTTTTCCCAGTAGCATCCAG ACACAGAGCTAGCCATGGCAGCTGGCCCACAGCCACCATGCTGCTGTCCGCCCGCCGGCCAACTTACAGCAAGGACTAA